The following are from one region of the Brienomyrus brachyistius isolate T26 chromosome 4, BBRACH_0.4, whole genome shotgun sequence genome:
- the LOC125739634 gene encoding tripartite motif-containing protein 16-like, translating to MAEASITGNQNQLSCPICLDLLKDPVTIPCRHSYCMSCIKSCWDQEDHLEVYSCPQCRETFTPRPVLGINTILAEVVENLKKTGIQSTTQTDHYAGPGDVECDFCTGRKCRAVKFCLVCLASYCETHLQPHYESPAFKKHKLADPTGHLLDKVCSLHDKPLESYCRTDKQCICFSCEAFEHRGHDTIAAAAERADIQKDMGETQTDFQQRIQVREKELQELREAVESITTSAQSTVEVSERIFTEMIHSIERTRSEVTELIRDQEKAAVNQVEEYMERLEQEIDELKRRHSEMEQLSRLQDHIHFLQRFQGIPVVPEVLIGRRFSSFLPCYFWKARKVVSDMKDQLENSCTDTKDTLLPPLVPRTRAEFLQYSCWLTLDHNTANRHLRLSEDNRMVTWRRETQSHPDHEERFDLSCQVLCRESLTGRCYWEVEWSGTVVGIAVAYKGINRKVAGVASRLGYNDKSWCLSCSAFSYSFWHNTVQTAVSGPPSSRIGVYLDHGAGNLSFYSVSDTVTLLHRVQTTFTEPVYPGVVLYNSEARL from the exons ATGGCTGAAGCCAGTATCACAGGGAATCAGAACCAATTAAGCTGTCCTATCTGTCTGGATCTGCTGAAGGATCCGGTGACTATTCCCTGTagacacagttactgtatgagctgcattaagagctgctgggatcaggaggaTCATCTTGaagtttacagctgcccccagtgcagagagaccttcacacccagacctgttctgggtATAAACACCATCttggctgaagtggtggagaacCTGAAGAAGACAGGAATACAATCAACTACTCAAACTGACcattatgctggacctggagatgtggagtgtgatttctgtactgggagaaaatgCAGAGCAGTCAAGttctgcctggtgtgtctggcctcttactgtgaaactcacctccagcctcactatgagtctccagcttttaagaagcacaagctGGCTGATCCTACTGGACATCTGCtggacaaggtctgttccctccatgacaaacccctggagAGCTACTGCCGTACCGACAAGCAGTgcatctgtttttcctgtgaggcGTTTGAACACAGAGGGCATGATACAatcgcagctgctgcagaaaggGCAGACATACAG AAAGATATGGGTGAAACCCAGACGGActttcagcagagaattcaagtgagagagaaggagctgcaggagctgagagaggctgtggaatcgatcaca ACCTCAGCACAGTCAACAGTGGAGGTCAGTGAAAGGATATTCACTGAGATGATCCACTCCATTGAGAGAACACGGTCTGAGGTGACagagctgatcagagatcaggagaaggctgcagtgaaTCAGGTTGAAGAATACATGGAGAGACTGGAGCAggagattgatgaactgaagaggagacactctgagatGGAGCAGCTGTCACGCTTAcaggatcacatccatttcctccag aggttCCAGGGCATTCCTGTGGTCCCTGAAGTACTGATTGGACGCAGATTCTCTTCTTTTCTACCCTGCTATTTTTggaaggcaagaaaagtggtttCAGATATGAAGGACCAACTGGAAAATTCTTGTACAG atACTAAAGACACCCTCCTACCACcattagtgcccaggaccagagcagaattcttacaat ATTCCTGTTGGCTCACTCTGGAccacaacacagcaaacagacacctCCGTCTGTCTGAAGATAACAGAATGGTGACATGGAGGAGAGAGACACAGTCACATCCTGATCACGAGGAGAGGTTTGACTTATCCTGCCAAGTGCTTtgtagagagagtctgactgggcGCTGCTACTGGGAGGTTGAGTGGAGCGGGACTGTGGTTGGTATAGCTGTCGCATACAAAGGGATCAACAGGAAAGTAGCAGGTGTGGCCAGTAgacttggatacaatgacaagtcctgGTGTTTGTCCTGCTCAGCCTTCAGTTACTCATTCTGGCACAATACTGTGCAAACTGCAGTATctggccccccctcctccaggaTAGGAGTGTACCTGGATCACGGGGCAGGgaatctgtccttctacagcgtCTCTGACACAGTGACCCTCCTGCACAGGGTCCAGACCACGTTCACTGAGCCCGTCTATCCTGGGGTTGTTCTTTACAACAGTGAAGCCAGATTGTGA